The following are encoded together in the Bos taurus isolate L1 Dominette 01449 registration number 42190680 breed Hereford chromosome 17, ARS-UCD2.0, whole genome shotgun sequence genome:
- the DGCR6L gene encoding protein DGCR6L → MERCSGALEEAADGARQQERHYQLLSALQGLVKELPSSFQQRLSYTTLSDLALALLDGTVFEIVQGLLEIQHLTEKSLYNQRLRLQNEHRVLRQALRQKHQEAQQACRPHNLPVLQAAQQRELEAVEHRIREEQRAMDQKIVLELDRKVADQQSTLEKAGVAGFYVTTNPQELTLQMNLLELIRKLQQRGRQAGKVAL, encoded by the exons ATGGAGCGCTGCTCGGGCGCTTTGGAGGAGGCGGCAGACGGGGCCCGGCAGCAGGAGCGGCACTACCAGTTGCTGTCGGCGCTGCAGGGCCTGGTCAAGGAGCTGCCCAG CTCCTTCCAGCAGCGCCTGTCCTACACCACGCTCAGCGACCTGGCCCTGGCGCTGCTCGACGGCACCGTGTTCGAGATCGTCCAGGGGCTGCTGGAGATCCAGCACCTCACCGAGAAGAGCCTGTACAACCAGCGCCTGCGGCTGCAGAACGAGCACCGAG TGCTCAGGCAGGCGCTGCGGCAGAAGCACCAGGAAGCCCAGCAGGCCTGCCGGCCCCACAACCTGCCTGTGCTCCAGGCGGCCCAGCAGCGTGAGCTCGAG GCGGTGGAACACCGGATCCGTGAGGAGCAGCGAGCGATGGACCAGAAGATCGTGCTGGAGCTGGACCGGAAGGTGGCGGACCAGCAGAGCACACTGGAGAAGGCAGGGGTGGCTGGCTTCTACGTGACCACCAACCCACAG GAGCTGACCCTGCAGATGAACCTCCTGGAGCTCATCCGGAAGCTGCAGCAAAGGGGCCGACAGGCAGGGAAGGTGGCCCTGTGA
- the PRODH gene encoding proline dehydrogenase 1, mitochondrial isoform X4: protein MECAGSVWQASPAASPRSCSSALERDGCGVSKREKQFQAHRAFGDRRDGVTSARTYFYASEAKCDSHMETFLHCIEASGGASEDGFSAIKLTALGRPQFLLQFSDMLTKWRRFFHHVAAEQGKAGLAAVDTKLEVAALQESVVKMGIASRAEIEDWFTAETLGVSGTLDLLDWCSLIDSRTELSRHLVVPNMQTGRLEPLLSQFTEEEERQMTRMLQRMDVLAKKANQVGVRLMVDAEQTYFQPAISRLTLEMQRRFNVERPLIFNTFQCYLRDAYDNVILDVELARREGWCFGAKLVRGAYMAQERARALEVGYEDPINPTYEATSAVYHRCLDYVLEELKHNARAAVMVASHNEDTVRFTLRRGPCVFDVCSASQLRPSILQRLSGHQWLVTEVCTGQPARGGMEELGLHPADRQVYFGQLLGMCDHISFPLGQAGFPVYKYVPYGPVMEVLPYLSRRALENSGVMKGAQRERQLLWQELKRRLCTRSLFHQPA from the exons ATGGAATGTGCTGGCTCTGTGTGGCAGGCCAGCCCAGCGGCTTCGCCAAG gtcctGTTCCTCAGCCTTGGAGCGTGATGGCTGCG GTGTCAGTAAGAGGGAAAAGCAGTTCCAGGCGCACCGGGCCTTCGGGGACCGCAGGGACGGGGTCACCAGCGCCCGCACCTACTTCTATGCCAGCGAGGCCAAGTGTGACAGCCACATGGAGACCTTCCTGCATTGCATCGAGGCCTCAG GCGGAGCCAGCGAGGACGGCTTCTCAGCCATTAAGCTCACAGCTTTGGGGAGACCACAGTTTCTG CTGCAGTTCTCGGACATGCTGACCAAGTGGAGACGCTTCTTCCACCACGTGGCTGCTGAGCAGGGCAAGGCTGGGCTGGCCGCTGTGGACACGAAGCTTGAGGTGGCCGCACTGCAG GAAAGCGTGGTCAAGATGGGCATCGCGTCCCGGGCGGAGATTGAGGACTGGTTCACTGCAGAGACGCTGGGAGTGTCTGG CACGCTGGACCTGCTGGACTGGTGCAGCCTCATTGACAGCAGGACTGAGCTCTCCAGGCACCTGGTGGTCCCCAACATGCAG ACGGGACGGCTGGAGCCCCTGCTGTCGCAGttcacagaggaggaggagcggCAGATGACACGCATGCTGCAGAGGATGGACGTGCTAGCCAAG AAAGCCAACCAGGTGGGCGTGCGGCTGATGGTGGATGCGGAGCAGACCTACTTCCAGCCAGCCATCAGCCGCCTGACGCTGGAGATGCAGCGCAGGTTCAACGTGGAGAGGCCGCTCATCTTCAACACGTTCCAGTGCTACCTCAGG GATGCCTATGACAACGTCATCCTGGATGTGGAGCTGGCTCGCCGGGAGGGCTGGTGTTTCGGGGCAAAGCTGGTGCGCGGTGCGTACATGGCCCAGGAGCGTGCCCGCGCACTGGAGGTGGGCTACGAGGACCCCATCAACCCCACGTACGAGGCCACCAGTGCTGTGTACCACAG GTGCCTGGACTATGTCCTGGAGGAGCTGAAGCACAACGCCAGGGCCGCGGTGATGGTGGCCTCGCACAACGAGGACACCGTGCGCTTCACGCTGCGCAG AGGCCCATGTGTGTTTGACGTGTGCAGTGCATCTCAACTCAGACCATCCATCCTCCAGAGGCTCAGTGGCCACCAGTGGCTGGTGACTGAAGTGTGCACAGGGCAGCCAGCAAGGGGAGG GATGGAGGAGCTGGGCCTGCACCCCGCCGACCGCCAGGTGTACTTTGGACAGCTTCTGGGCATGTGCGACCACATCAGCTTCCCGCTGG GCCAGGCAGGCTTCCCGGTGTACAAGTATGTCCCTTACGGGCCTGTGATGGAGGTGCTGCCCTACCTGTCCCGCCGTGCCCTAGAGAACAGCGGGGTCATGAAGGGGGCTCAGCGGGAGCGGCAGCTGCTGTGGCAGGAGCTCAAGCGGAGGCTCTGCACCCGCAGCCTCTTCCACCAGCCTGCCTAG
- the DGCR6L gene encoding protein DGCR6L isoform X1, translating to MERCSGALEEAADGARQQERHYQLLSALQGLVKELPSSFQQRLSYTTLSDLALALLDGTVFEIVQGLLEIQHLTEKSLYNQRLRLQNEHRVYATPHYFPRSPQHSSRPRFSIAALLESVAGQCSGRRCGRSTRKPSRPAGPTTCLCSRRPSSVSSRRWNTGSVRSSERWTRRSCWSWTGRWRTSRAHWRRQGWLAST from the exons ATGGAGCGCTGCTCGGGCGCTTTGGAGGAGGCGGCAGACGGGGCCCGGCAGCAGGAGCGGCACTACCAGTTGCTGTCGGCGCTGCAGGGCCTGGTCAAGGAGCTGCCCAG CTCCTTCCAGCAGCGCCTGTCCTACACCACGCTCAGCGACCTGGCCCTGGCGCTGCTCGACGGCACCGTGTTCGAGATCGTCCAGGGGCTGCTGGAGATCCAGCACCTCACCGAGAAGAGCCTGTACAACCAGCGCCTGCGGCTGCAGAACGAGCACCGAG TGTATGCAACACCGCACTACTTCCCCAGAAGCCCTCAGCATTCCTCTAGACCAAGGTTTTCAATAGCAGCGCTGCTGGAATCTGTAGCTGGACAG TGCTCAGGCAGGCGCTGCGGCAGAAGCACCAGGAAGCCCAGCAGGCCTGCCGGCCCCACAACCTGCCTGTGCTCCAGGCGGCCCAGCAGCGTGAGCTCGAG GCGGTGGAACACCGGATCCGTGAGGAGCAGCGAGCGATGGACCAGAAGATCGTGCTGGAGCTGGACCGGAAGGTGGCGGACCAGCAGAGCACACTGGAGAAGGCAGGGGTGGCTGGCTTCTACGTGA